One Ricinus communis isolate WT05 ecotype wild-type chromosome 7, ASM1957865v1, whole genome shotgun sequence genomic region harbors:
- the LOC8284784 gene encoding scarecrow-like transcription factor PAT1, with protein sequence MQSSQQYRSRCMSSKLYNQPMQEFEAYCMPQFQTLDHQLRYNGSSQRTHLSIPNARDQYCTLESSSANGSYPIYNSPSTVSLSPNGSPVSQQESQSYPPDLHHSPDNNYGSPISGSCITDDVNDFRSKLRELETDLLGPDYGFMESIESNFQNGSSIKSPEMDIWRQMMEAISRGDLKHVLIACAKAVSDNDLLMAQWLMDELRQIVSVSGEPIQRLGAYMLEGLVARLASSGSSIYKSLRCKEPASADLLSYMHILYEVCPYFKFGYMSANGAIAEAMKDENKVHIIDFQIGQGSQWVTLIQAFAARPGGPPRIRITGIDDSTSAYARGGGPNIVGKRLAKLAESVKVPFEFHAAAMPNSEVHIKNLGVEPGEALAVNFAFMLHHLPDESVSTQNHRDRLLRLVKSLSPKVVTLVEQESNTNTAAFFPRFLETLNYYTAMFESIDVTLSREHKERINVEQHCLARDVVNIIACEGTERVERHELLGKWRSRFRMAGFTPYPLSSLVNSTIKILLENYCYKYRLEERDGALYLGWMNRDLVASCAWK encoded by the coding sequence ATGCAATCATCACAACAATACAGAAGTAGATGCATGTCTAGCAAATTGTACAATCAGCCAATGCAGGAATTTGAGGCCTACTGCATGCCTCAGTTCCAAACTTTGGACCACCAGCTACGCTACAATGGCAGCAGCCAAAGAACACATTTATCCATTCCAAATGCTCGTGATCAGTACTGCACCTTGGAGTCATCTTCAGCAAATGGCAGTTATCCTATTTACAACTCTCCATCAACCGTCAGTCTCTCACCCAATGGAAGTCCTGTGTCACAGCAAGAGTCTCAGTCATACCCACCTGATCTACACCATTCTCCTGACAATAACTATGGCTCTCCAATAAGTGGTTCATGCATAACAGATGATGTCAATGACTTTCGGAGCAAGTTGAGAGAATTAGAAACTGATTTGTTGGGTCCTGATTATGGATTTATGGAGAGCATTGAGAGCAATTTTCAGAATGGGTCAAGCATCAAGTCGCCAGAGATGGATATTTGGAGACAAATGATGGAGGCAATTTCTAGAGGAGACCTAAAACATGTTCTTATTGCTTGTGCAAAAGCAGTGTCAGATAACGATCTGTTAATGGCACAATGGTTGATGGATGAATTGCGACAGATAGTGTCGGTTTCTGGTGAACCAATTCAAAGATTGGGTGCATACATGTTGGAAGGGCTAGTTGCCCGACTTGCCTCCTCAGGGAGCTCCATTTACAAATCTTTGAGATGCAAAGAACCAGCCAGTGCTGATCTGCTATCTTACATGCACATTCTTTATGAGGTCTGTCCCTATTTCAAATTTGGATACATGTCTGCAAATGGTGCCATTGCAGAAGCCATGAAGGATGAAAACAAGGTGCACATCATTGATTTCCAAATTGGTCAGGGGAGTCAATGGGTTACTTTAATCCAGGCATTCGCTGCCAGACCTGGTGGGCCACCCCGCATTCGTATTACAGGCATTGATGACTCTACATCTGCATATGCCCGTGGAGGAGGACCAAATATTGTGGGGAAGAGGCTAGCAAAGCTTGCTGAATCAGTTAAGGTGCCATTTGAGTTTCATGCTGCTGCCATGCCAAATTCTGAAGTTCATATAAAGAACCTCGGTGTTGAGCCTGGGGAGGCTCTAGCCGTGAATTTTGCATTTATGCTCCACCACTTGCCTGATGAAAGTGTCAGCACTCAGAACCATCGGGACAGGCTGCTGAGGCTGGTTAAGAGCCTGTCTCCAAAGGTGGTAACCCTTGTTGAGCAGGAATCAAACACGAATACAGCTGCATTCTTCCCTCGGTTCCTAGAGAcactaaattattatacaGCAATGTTTGAATCAATTGATGTAACTCTCTCAAGAGAGCATAAGGAGCGGATCAACGTCGAGCAGCATTGCCTGGCAAGGGATGTTGTTAACATAATAGCATGTGAGGGGACTGAGAGGGTGGAGAGACATGAACTTCTTGGGAAATGGAGGTCACGGTTCAGAATGGCAGGGTTCACACCATACCCTTTAAGTTCCTTGGTAAATTCCACTATCAAAATTCTGCTAGAGAACTATTGCTATAAGTATAGACTCGAAGAGAGAGATGGAGCTCTATATCTTGGTTGGATGAACAGAGA